The Chitinophaga caeni genome segment GTTCGGAAATAAATACCCGAAGGCAAACAATATACCGTATACGGCGCCGGATGCGCCCAATGTAGCCATGTTGCGGTATTCCTCTTGGAAATGCTGCAAGAAAATCTTGGCATTCTCCATAACAGTAGGATCGTTAGGGTAATCCATCACCGCGTTTACAAGTTGTGTAACGGCAAATGAGCCGGAGTTGAGGTCGTAATCGCGGTAAATCTTCATAAAGGCATCGCTACCCGGCTCGTTCATAAACTCGCTGATATGCTTAGATAGCTCTACGTTCTCGTAAGTAAGTACGCCTAAATGGCATAATGCTGCGCCGATACCGCAGATCAGGTAAAAATTCAGAAATCGCTTTGGCCCCCAATATACCTCCAACTTGCTACCGAATACCCAAAGGGTAAACATGTTCATGAACAGGTGAGTCCAGGAACCGTGCATAAATAAGTGTGTAATTAATTGGTGCGGGCGAAATAATTCAGAACCCCAATAATGCAGTGCAAAGAAATTAACCATCTGGTTGCTGACCTCGGCGGGGAGCGATATTTCCACCAGGAATACTGCCGCGTTGATCAACATCAGGTATTTAATTACGGGGGGAAGTACCCCAAATTGCCCATATCTTGGGTAATTCATAAGCTAATCCTCTTTTTTAATCCTTAATTACGATGTTAAGTCGGTATCACGCCGTTTTAACAACACCACGTTTTCAATATGATGCGTATGAGGGAACATATCTACCGGTTGTATTTTTTCCACCGTATATTTCTCATGTAACAATGCCAAGTCGCGGGCTTGTGTAGCCGGGTTGCAACTTACATACACGATTTTTGGGGCGGCTATTTCTAATAATTTTTGGACTAATTTCTCATGCATACCGGCCCTGGGGGGGTCGGTTATAATTACGTCCGGCGCACCGTGAGCCGCGAAAAAAGCATCATCACAAATATCTATTACATCACCTGCATAAAATTGGGCATTTTTCACGTCATTACGATCTGCATTTTCAATAGCATCGTCGATGGCCTCCTTGATCAGTTCTATCCCGATCACTTTTTTAGCCATTCGCGACACGAAAATGCCGATGCTTCCGGTACCACAGTACAAATCGTATACCACTTCATTACCTGTCAGCCCCGCAAAATCGCGGGTAACCTGGTAAAGCCTTTCCCCTTGGTGCGTATTAGTTTGGAAAAATGACTTGGGGCCGATCTTGAAGGTAAAATCTTCCAAGCGTTCTTCCGCGTAGCCTTTCCCAAAATAAACCTTGGGTTCCAGGTCAAAAATGCTATCGTTCTTCTTCGGGTTAAAGGTATATAATAAGGTAGTAATAGAGGGAACCTTCGCCAGCAAGTGATCTAGTAATGCGATACGTTCTTCCTTGCTTTC includes the following:
- a CDS encoding rhomboid family intramembrane serine protease, with the translated sequence MNYPRYGQFGVLPPVIKYLMLINAAVFLVEISLPAEVSNQMVNFFALHYWGSELFRPHQLITHLFMHGSWTHLFMNMFTLWVFGSKLEVYWGPKRFLNFYLICGIGAALCHLGVLTYENVELSKHISEFMNEPGSDAFMKIYRDYDLNSGSFAVTQLVNAVMDYPNDPTVMENAKIFLQHFQEEYRNMATLGASGAVYGILFAFGYLFPNTYFYLFLLPFQIKAKYIVGTMIIMEILAGFRNVAGDNVAHFAHLGGVLFSYILLKTWNRNNRKDFY
- the rlmD gene encoding 23S rRNA (uracil(1939)-C(5))-methyltransferase RlmD is translated as MRKKNVVLTDVPVTGYAAEGKALAKIDGKVIFIEGGVMPGDVVDVRLSKNKKDWAEGKATTIHTYSPDRVEPFCEHFGLCGGCKWQMMPYSLQLQYKQQQVQDHLSRIGRMPLPEMNPILGSELTEKYRNKLEFTFSNKAYLTTEEIAAAGDGEIMQRSALGFHVPRLFDKVLDINTCYLQDEPTNLIRNTIKEYALANNLPFYDIRNHEGWLRNLVIRVLRTGEVMVNLVLHHESKEERIALLDHLLAKVPSITTLLYTFNPKKNDSIFDLEPKVYFGKGYAEERLEDFTFKIGPKSFFQTNTHQGERLYQVTRDFAGLTGNEVVYDLYCGTGSIGIFVSRMAKKVIGIELIKEAIDDAIENADRNDVKNAQFYAGDVIDICDDAFFAAHGAPDVIITDPPRAGMHEKLVQKLLEIAAPKIVYVSCNPATQARDLALLHEKYTVEKIQPVDMFPHTHHIENVVLLKRRDTDLTS